A section of the Desulfofalx alkaliphila DSM 12257 genome encodes:
- a CDS encoding polysaccharide deacetylase family protein: MGVFYFTRRLILKLACVLLAAVLLIGGGYYVLKKERYQPTLAPIYQGDQGRKEIALTVNVYWGEEYLPQMLKIMEEEKVKATFFIGGMWAEKFPDLLKEIAQQGHDIGSHGYSHPHPDHLNKAGNLREIKRSEKIIKEIIGKDIKLFAPPYGERGNSVLAATEEAGYQLILWSIDTIDWQRPAPDTIVQRVISKAHNGAIVLMHPTAPTVRALPTIIKELKGRGYEFITVTELLENLPQEEEGQLTEETG, from the coding sequence ATGGGAGTTTTTTATTTTACCCGTCGATTGATACTTAAATTGGCATGTGTATTGTTGGCGGCAGTGCTGTTAATAGGCGGTGGTTACTATGTACTAAAAAAAGAAAGGTACCAACCTACATTGGCCCCTATTTATCAGGGTGATCAAGGAAGAAAAGAAATTGCACTAACTGTAAATGTTTACTGGGGTGAAGAATACCTTCCGCAGATGCTTAAAATTATGGAGGAAGAAAAGGTAAAGGCAACATTTTTTATAGGCGGCATGTGGGCGGAAAAATTTCCTGATTTATTAAAAGAAATAGCCCAACAGGGTCATGACATAGGTAGCCACGGTTACTCGCATCCACACCCTGACCACTTGAACAAAGCAGGTAATTTGCGCGAAATTAAACGCTCGGAAAAAATAATTAAAGAAATAATCGGTAAAGATATAAAGCTCTTTGCTCCCCCATACGGAGAAAGGGGCAATTCAGTTCTTGCTGCAACAGAAGAAGCGGGTTATCAACTTATCTTATGGAGTATAGATACCATAGATTGGCAAAGACCTGCCCCTGATACGATAGTACAGAGGGTGATTAGCAAAGCCCATAACGGGGCAATTGTTTTAATGCATCCCACAGCACCCACCGTACGGGCACTGCCCACTATCATTAAAGAATTGAAAGGGCGGGGGTATGAATTTATTACGGTAACGGAATTGCTGGAAAACCTGCCACAAGAGGAGGAAGGGCAATTAACGGAGGAAACCGGATAG
- a CDS encoding D-alanyl-D-alanine carboxypeptidase family protein, with the protein MHIRSSLMIALMVIVIKICWLSCAEAGISQFKAPEITADAAVLIDANTGQVLFDKNMHQRRPPASTTKIMTALLALEGGNLTDKVTVSDKAAQTGECSINLRPNEILTLEALIYGALMRSGNDACVAIAEHVAGSEENFIRLMNHHAKILGAQNTNFLNTNGLPEDQHYSTAYDLAQIARYAMNKVKFRDIVSTKSKEITNEDGEKRFFQNTNKLLWLYRGSDGIKTGTTDAAGSCLVGSAKKDGRHLISVVLHSDDRYADTIKLLNHGFDDYEEVVVLTKGEHFTTLHIENGYSSTVPIIAGSGLSVLVPKGEIGTFEQLVKLERNLSAPIRYHQRVGTLDVSVKGEVVGSVELITGAAINKLPVHLKIYNKLDKHL; encoded by the coding sequence TTGCATATTAGAAGCAGCCTAATGATAGCACTGATGGTTATTGTAATAAAAATATGTTGGTTGTCTTGTGCTGAGGCCGGCATTTCTCAATTTAAGGCGCCGGAAATAACGGCAGATGCAGCTGTTCTTATAGACGCAAACACCGGGCAAGTATTGTTTGATAAAAACATGCATCAAAGACGGCCTCCGGCCAGTACCACTAAAATTATGACTGCTCTACTGGCGCTGGAGGGAGGCAACTTGACCGATAAAGTTACGGTAAGCGACAAGGCCGCCCAAACAGGGGAGTGCAGCATTAATTTAAGGCCTAATGAAATACTAACTTTAGAAGCACTGATATATGGCGCCTTGATGCGTTCCGGTAACGACGCCTGCGTTGCCATAGCTGAACATGTTGCAGGCAGTGAAGAAAACTTTATTAGACTTATGAATCATCACGCCAAAATATTGGGTGCCCAGAATACAAATTTTCTGAACACCAACGGTCTGCCGGAAGACCAACACTACTCCACTGCCTATGATTTGGCACAAATTGCCCGTTATGCGATGAACAAGGTGAAATTTAGAGACATAGTAAGTACCAAGAGCAAAGAGATAACCAATGAAGACGGTGAAAAAAGATTTTTTCAGAATACCAACAAGCTACTGTGGCTTTACAGGGGTTCTGACGGTATTAAGACCGGCACCACCGATGCTGCCGGCAGTTGCCTGGTAGGCTCTGCCAAGAAAGACGGCAGACACTTAATAAGTGTAGTGCTACATAGTGACGACCGTTATGCTGACACAATTAAGTTGTTAAATCACGGGTTTGATGATTATGAAGAGGTGGTTGTGCTTACCAAAGGAGAACATTTTACCACCCTTCATATTGAAAATGGATATTCATCAACTGTACCGATAATTGCTGGCAGTGGTCTGTCGGTGCTGGTTCCAAAAGGAGAAATTGGTACCTTTGAGCAGCTGGTAAAGCTGGAAAGAAACCTTAGTGCACCTATAAGATATCATCAAAGGGTGGGCACGCTTGATGTGTCAGTAAAGGGAGAGGTGGTAGGCAGTGTTGAACTTATTACCGGAGCTGCCATTAATAAGTTGCCTGTACATTTAAAAATATATAATAAATTGGATAAACACTTATGA
- a CDS encoding M16 family metallopeptidase, which yields MYQKTTLDNGLRILSEEIPHVRSVSIGLWINVGSRDETNDNSGISHFIEHMMFKGTNKRTAKDIAEELDAVGGQLNAFTTKEYTCYHSKVLDEHFDLAVDVLTDMVFNSKFAPEDIDREKNVIIEEIKMYEDAPDELVHDIFTNTIWHGHPLGRPIIGTTEIVSSFSRDDLLDFHHKHYTPEKMVISVAGNIKHEKVVEKLAPILSQLKATKTPRQSTPPQGVSNLVCRNKDTEQVHMVIGTPGYQLDHEDIYTVQLINTVLGGGLSSRLFQEIREQRGLVYTVFSYHSSYHDTGLFAVYAGLSKNNVNKAMELIFKEIKDISRHGLKESELQRAKDQLKGGLLLSLENVNSRMSRLGKSEMYLGKVLTPDEIVGRVFKVTNEDIKRVAKNMFIPDRFTMAAIGPWQDCGELNTALAKLKE from the coding sequence ATGTACCAAAAGACAACACTAGATAACGGTCTACGCATTTTATCAGAAGAAATCCCACATGTAAGGTCGGTTTCCATCGGACTATGGATAAACGTCGGTTCAAGGGATGAAACCAATGACAATAGCGGCATATCACATTTTATTGAACATATGATGTTTAAAGGTACTAATAAAAGAACAGCAAAGGATATAGCAGAAGAACTGGATGCAGTTGGCGGACAATTAAACGCTTTTACTACCAAGGAGTACACCTGTTATCACTCCAAAGTTTTGGACGAGCATTTTGACTTGGCGGTTGACGTATTGACTGACATGGTGTTTAATTCCAAGTTTGCCCCAGAGGATATAGATCGCGAAAAAAATGTAATAATTGAAGAAATTAAAATGTATGAAGATGCCCCGGACGAATTGGTGCATGATATATTTACAAATACTATTTGGCATGGCCATCCCCTGGGCAGGCCTATTATTGGGACAACCGAGATTGTAAGTTCCTTTAGCAGAGATGATTTGCTGGATTTTCATCATAAGCATTATACACCTGAAAAAATGGTTATTTCGGTTGCCGGCAACATTAAACATGAAAAAGTAGTGGAAAAACTGGCACCGATATTGAGTCAATTAAAGGCTACAAAAACCCCCCGGCAAAGCACACCTCCCCAAGGGGTAAGTAACTTAGTATGCCGTAACAAAGATACGGAACAGGTACACATGGTAATAGGAACCCCCGGTTATCAACTGGACCATGAGGATATCTATACAGTACAGTTAATTAACACTGTTTTAGGAGGTGGGCTGTCGTCACGGCTATTTCAGGAAATCCGTGAACAAAGGGGATTAGTATATACGGTTTTTTCTTACCATAGTTCTTATCATGACACCGGCTTGTTTGCTGTTTATGCTGGTTTGTCAAAAAATAATGTTAATAAAGCCATGGAACTGATCTTTAAAGAGATAAAGGACATATCAAGGCATGGATTAAAGGAATCTGAACTGCAACGCGCCAAAGATCAGCTTAAGGGAGGACTGCTGCTTTCCTTGGAAAATGTTAACAGCAGGATGAGCAGACTGGGCAAATCAGAGATGTATCTTGGGAAAGTGTTGACCCCTGATGAAATTGTAGGACGTGTTTTTAAAGTAACCAATGAAGATATTAAAAGAGTGGCTAAAAATATGTTCATTCCCGACAGATTCACCATGGCTGCTATCGGTCCTTGGCAAGACTGCGGGGAATTAAATACTGCATTGGCTAAGCTTAAGGAATAA
- a CDS encoding YlmC/YmxH family sporulation protein, with product MRLSELVGKEIVNIVNGARLGVIGESDLSLDMETGHIQSIILPRRSNFFNLWVDKQNIMIPWENVRKIGEEVVIVEIDQGHLNFQRYSV from the coding sequence GTGCGTCTTAGTGAACTGGTGGGAAAAGAAATAGTAAACATTGTCAACGGCGCCCGCCTGGGGGTTATTGGCGAGTCAGACTTGTCCTTAGATATGGAGACCGGCCATATTCAATCAATCATTTTGCCACGGCGCAGCAATTTTTTCAATTTATGGGTTGACAAACAAAACATAATGATTCCCTGGGAGAATGTGCGTAAAATAGGTGAAGAGGTGGTTATAGTTGAAATAGATCAGGGCCACTTAAATTTTCAAAGATATTCTGTCTAG
- the dapB gene encoding 4-hydroxy-tetrahydrodipicolinate reductase yields MIKVVVAGAAGRMGQESCRAILRADGMELVGAVDKNSSGEELEKVIAMDGVELTIQSDLDTTLKETKPDVVVDFTNPNVVFNNAQIALQNKVRPVIGTTGLTGEQIAQLKELAQKQQLGGLIVPNFAIGALLMIKFASIAVKYFPHVEIIELHHDQKMDAPSGTALKTAEVLAEIRGNMRQGLPTEFEKIPGSRGGDFEGMRVHSVRLPGFVAHQEVIFGGTGQTLTIRHDSISRESFMPGLLMGIHKVMEIDHLVYGLENLIFE; encoded by the coding sequence ATGATTAAAGTAGTTGTTGCAGGCGCAGCAGGCCGAATGGGCCAGGAAAGCTGCAGAGCTATTTTGCGTGCGGATGGAATGGAGCTTGTGGGGGCGGTAGACAAGAACAGCAGTGGTGAAGAACTTGAAAAAGTAATAGCAATGGACGGTGTTGAATTAACAATTCAATCTGACTTAGACACTACTTTAAAAGAAACAAAACCTGATGTGGTTGTGGATTTTACAAACCCCAATGTAGTATTTAACAATGCACAAATAGCACTGCAGAATAAGGTTCGCCCGGTTATTGGCACTACCGGCTTGACCGGTGAACAAATTGCTCAATTGAAAGAACTGGCCCAAAAACAGCAGCTGGGTGGTCTAATAGTGCCAAACTTTGCAATTGGAGCACTGTTGATGATTAAATTTGCCTCAATAGCGGTAAAGTACTTTCCCCATGTGGAAATTATTGAGTTACACCATGACCAAAAGATGGACGCTCCTTCGGGTACGGCGTTAAAAACAGCGGAGGTGTTAGCTGAAATTAGGGGAAATATGCGCCAAGGATTACCCACTGAGTTTGAAAAAATCCCCGGATCCCGTGGCGGTGACTTTGAGGGTATGCGTGTTCATAGCGTACGCTTGCCCGGTTTTGTGGCCCACCAGGAAGTAATATTTGGGGGAACAGGACAAACACTGACCATAAGACACGATTCAATATCCCGGGAATCATTTATGCCCGGTTTGTTGATGGGCATTCATAAGGTGATGGAAATAGATCACCTGGTATACGGTTTAGAAAACTTAATATTTGAGTAA
- the dpsA gene encoding dipicolinate synthase subunit DpsA — MQPDLQGVKVAVLGGDAREIILVHEFSRLGAQVQVAGLPVQQSDHVIVCRTVADALNGVQAVILPVPGLNKDGTVYSVFTEKPMELSEKMLVSLPANAPVFAGFARERLVEMIQRCNLRLIEVLKRDDVAILNSIPSAEGAVQMAMEATPITIHSSNSFVLGFGRTGATLARLLKGMGARVTVVTRRPAHQSRVYEMGMRPLTFQQLPDFICEADIIFNTVPATVLTNCILSKASEEVVIIDVASPPGGTDFDAAKRLNIKALLAPGLPGKVAPKTAGRILARVIPRLLAEELAL, encoded by the coding sequence ATGCAACCTGACCTGCAAGGAGTAAAGGTAGCGGTTTTAGGGGGGGACGCCCGGGAAATTATACTTGTTCATGAGTTTTCAAGGTTAGGGGCTCAAGTACAAGTGGCTGGCTTGCCTGTGCAACAATCCGATCACGTAATTGTTTGCCGTACGGTTGCTGATGCCCTTAACGGTGTTCAAGCTGTTATTTTGCCGGTACCGGGCCTCAACAAGGATGGTACGGTATACTCTGTATTTACAGAAAAGCCCATGGAATTATCGGAAAAAATGCTGGTCTCTTTGCCGGCAAATGCACCGGTTTTTGCTGGGTTCGCCCGGGAACGTTTGGTAGAAATGATTCAGCGCTGTAATCTCCGTTTAATAGAAGTGCTTAAAAGAGACGATGTGGCCATATTGAACTCAATACCTTCTGCAGAAGGGGCAGTTCAGATGGCCATGGAAGCAACGCCCATCACCATTCATAGCAGTAATTCCTTTGTGCTTGGCTTTGGACGTACCGGTGCCACTTTGGCGCGGTTGTTAAAGGGCATGGGTGCAAGAGTTACTGTGGTCACCCGCCGACCGGCACATCAGTCAAGGGTATATGAAATGGGCATGAGACCGCTGACCTTTCAACAATTGCCAGACTTTATTTGCGAAGCTGATATTATTTTTAATACTGTTCCGGCCACCGTATTAACCAACTGCATTTTAAGCAAAGCCTCTGAGGAAGTTGTAATCATTGACGTCGCTTCACCCCCGGGGGGTACAGATTTTGATGCTGCCAAAAGATTAAACATAAAAGCCTTGCTTGCACCGGGCCTGCCTGGAAAAGTGGCTCCCAAGACAGCTGGTCGAATATTGGCGCGAGTAATACCGCGCCTATTGGCCGAGGAACTGGCTCTGTAA
- a CDS encoding dipicolinate synthase subunit B, which translates to MRLKGVRIGFALTGSHCTIEETIPQIERLVNEGAEVFPIVSTSVETTDTRFGRSSHWLERIKEITKKEVISTITGAEPFGPKKLVDVMVIAPCTGNTMAKLTMGITDGSVLMAAKAHLRNLRPVVIGISTNDGLGINAKNIGMLINFKNIFMVPFGQDSPGEKPNSLKSDMNLILETVEAALKGKQLQPIIITYS; encoded by the coding sequence ATGCGATTGAAGGGTGTAAGGATAGGATTTGCCTTAACGGGTTCACACTGTACTATTGAAGAAACAATACCGCAGATCGAGCGCCTGGTTAATGAAGGGGCCGAAGTGTTTCCCATTGTCAGTACATCTGTGGAAACAACCGATACCAGGTTTGGTCGCTCCAGCCATTGGTTGGAAAGAATTAAAGAAATAACAAAAAAAGAAGTGATTTCTACAATTACCGGGGCTGAACCCTTTGGTCCTAAAAAATTAGTAGATGTAATGGTGATTGCGCCGTGTACTGGTAATACTATGGCTAAGCTAACCATGGGTATTACAGACGGTTCGGTATTAATGGCCGCCAAGGCGCATTTAAGAAACCTAAGACCGGTGGTGATCGGGATATCTACTAATGATGGCTTGGGTATTAATGCTAAAAATATAGGCATGTTGATAAACTTTAAAAACATTTTTATGGTTCCCTTTGGGCAGGACAGCCCCGGTGAAAAACCCAATTCACTAAAGTCTGATATGAACCTTATTTTAGAGACTGTTGAGGCTGCTTTAAAAGGAAAACAGCTACAGCCGATTATTATTACCTATTCTTAA
- a CDS encoding aspartate-semialdehyde dehydrogenase, with amino-acid sequence MQKYNVVVVGATGAVGQEILNILDERNFPVGDLKLCATARSAGKEIVFKGKSYTVEQTTPESFTGMDIAFFAGGKASVEFGPAAVERGCVVIDNSSNYRMDPDVPLVVPEVNPEDVKEHKGIIANPNCSTIIMAVPLKPLHDAAGIKRVVVSTYQAVSGAGKEGIDELTNQTKAIINGGEYAPQKFMHQIAFNLIPHIDVWQDMDYTKEEMKMVKETQKLLHSDKIGITATTVRVPVYRSHSESINVETERKLTAQEAREILAKAPGIVIQDDPANNIYPMPIETSYKDEVYVGRIREDNSHPSALNLWVVGDQIRKGAATNAVQVGELVIKYGCLLQKK; translated from the coding sequence TTGCAAAAGTACAATGTTGTAGTTGTTGGTGCCACAGGTGCGGTGGGTCAAGAAATACTAAACATTCTTGATGAACGCAATTTTCCGGTGGGTGATTTGAAACTGTGTGCTACTGCCCGTTCGGCAGGAAAAGAAATTGTCTTTAAGGGAAAAAGCTATACAGTTGAACAAACTACCCCTGAATCATTTACCGGTATGGATATTGCCTTTTTTGCAGGTGGTAAGGCAAGCGTAGAGTTTGGCCCAGCTGCAGTGGAGCGGGGCTGCGTGGTCATCGATAACAGTAGCAATTATCGTATGGATCCCGATGTTCCTCTGGTAGTTCCGGAAGTTAACCCCGAGGATGTAAAAGAACACAAGGGAATTATTGCCAACCCAAACTGCTCAACAATTATCATGGCTGTTCCTCTGAAGCCTTTACATGATGCGGCGGGCATTAAAAGGGTAGTGGTTTCCACATATCAAGCGGTGTCCGGTGCAGGAAAAGAAGGCATTGATGAACTAACAAACCAAACTAAGGCAATTATAAACGGTGGGGAATATGCTCCCCAAAAGTTTATGCATCAAATAGCCTTTAACTTAATTCCGCACATTGATGTATGGCAGGATATGGATTATACCAAAGAAGAAATGAAAATGGTTAAAGAAACACAAAAACTATTGCATTCCGATAAAATTGGTATAACCGCCACCACTGTACGGGTACCGGTATATCGCAGTCACAGTGAAAGTATCAATGTGGAAACAGAACGAAAGCTTACTGCACAGGAAGCCAGGGAAATACTGGCCAAGGCTCCGGGAATTGTGATACAAGATGATCCTGCAAACAATATCTACCCAATGCCCATAGAAACCTCATATAAGGACGAAGTGTATGTAGGGCGTATACGTGAAGATAATTCTCACCCCAGCGCTCTAAACCTGTGGGTGGTAGGTGACCAGATTAGAAAAGGAGCAGCTACCAACGCCGTGCAAGTGGGTGAATTGGTAATTAAGTATGGGTGTTTGCTGCAAAAAAAATAA
- the dapG gene encoding aspartate kinase, with translation MRFLIQKFGGTSLTTPEFRKLVAAKIVSAKNQGFHPVVVISAMGRIGEPYATDTLISVAKQVNREVPARELDLLMSCGEVISGVIMVNTLIEMGCPAVLLTGAQAGIITDANFNGAKILRLEPDKIIEHAKQDKIVVVTGFQGVTEDGEITTLGRGGSDTTAAALGVALDAECIDIYTDVEGIMTADPHIVDDAVILNKVTYNEICQLAHEGAKVIHPRAVEIAMQKNIPLRVRCAFSDAPGTLVTRHGEVYGGTIDVTLDRTITGLTNIADITQITIAVSELKVENPLLKIFKGMALSDISVDFWNVNPEYIAFTVKNSDVEKAKQVLENMGISPTLRPGCAKVAAVGAGMTGVPGVMARVVEALTAEGVEILQSSDSHTTIWVLVKQEDMKKAVVALHRKFNLDKK, from the coding sequence ATGCGTTTTCTCATCCAGAAATTTGGTGGCACGTCATTAACCACACCTGAATTTAGAAAGTTAGTGGCAGCAAAGATAGTATCTGCAAAAAACCAAGGTTTTCACCCTGTGGTTGTCATTTCGGCAATGGGAAGAATAGGAGAACCCTATGCCACCGATACACTGATATCGGTGGCTAAACAAGTTAACCGTGAAGTACCCGCCAGAGAACTGGATTTACTAATGTCCTGTGGTGAAGTGATTTCAGGTGTGATAATGGTAAACACCTTGATAGAAATGGGTTGTCCGGCAGTGCTACTTACAGGGGCACAGGCCGGTATTATTACAGATGCTAACTTTAACGGAGCCAAAATATTACGTTTAGAACCGGACAAAATCATAGAACATGCTAAACAGGATAAGATCGTGGTGGTGACTGGTTTTCAGGGCGTTACAGAAGATGGGGAAATTACCACCCTTGGCAGGGGAGGAAGTGACACAACGGCGGCTGCCCTGGGTGTTGCACTGGACGCTGAATGCATAGATATATATACAGATGTAGAAGGCATAATGACAGCGGATCCCCATATAGTTGATGATGCCGTAATATTAAACAAAGTAACTTACAATGAAATCTGCCAGTTGGCCCATGAAGGGGCTAAGGTGATTCATCCCCGGGCGGTGGAAATAGCAATGCAAAAAAATATACCCCTTAGGGTGAGATGTGCATTTAGTGATGCCCCGGGCACCTTGGTTACCAGACATGGAGAAGTCTACGGAGGCACCATTGATGTAACCCTTGACCGCACAATCACCGGCTTGACAAATATTGCCGATATTACTCAAATTACAATAGCTGTGTCTGAGCTAAAGGTGGAAAATCCGCTGCTGAAAATTTTTAAAGGCATGGCATTGTCTGATATAAGCGTTGATTTTTGGAATGTTAATCCAGAATATATAGCTTTTACGGTAAAGAACAGCGATGTGGAAAAAGCAAAACAAGTGCTGGAAAATATGGGTATATCACCGACCTTGCGCCCAGGTTGCGCCAAGGTGGCGGCAGTGGGAGCCGGCATGACCGGAGTACCCGGCGTAATGGCCCGTGTGGTGGAAGCTTTAACGGCAGAAGGTGTAGAAATTTTACAATCTTCTGACTCTCACACCACCATCTGGGTACTTGTTAAGCAAGAAGACATGAAGAAAGCCGTTGTGGCCCTTCATCGGAAATTTAACCTAGATAAAAAATAA
- the dapA gene encoding 4-hydroxy-tetrahydrodipicolinate synthase, which yields MSVDFGRVLTAMVTPFNGDLKVNILQAKKLARYLVENGSDGLVVCGTTGESPTLSTEEKIELFKAVVEEVGGQAAVIAGTGSYNTAASVALTQAAEKCGVDGIMLVAPYYNKPSQEGLYMHFKTVAESTQLPVMLYNIPGRTSINVLPSTVVRLAQDVPNIVAIKEAAGVMDNVSELRSSLPDEFAIYSGDDSLTMPILALGGKGIVSVAAHIVGPQIQEMVQAYVSGNVSKATRIHTELFPVFKGMFITTNPVPVKTALNLKGMNVGGVRLPLVDMSAEDNNKLRNLLTDKGIL from the coding sequence GTGTCTGTTGATTTCGGGCGGGTACTTACCGCCATGGTAACACCCTTTAATGGTGATTTAAAAGTTAATATTCTACAAGCCAAAAAATTAGCTCGCTATCTGGTGGAAAATGGGTCCGACGGGTTGGTAGTATGTGGAACCACCGGCGAATCACCCACCCTGTCCACAGAAGAAAAAATTGAGTTATTTAAGGCCGTGGTAGAGGAAGTGGGAGGCCAGGCGGCGGTTATCGCCGGTACCGGTAGCTACAATACTGCAGCCAGTGTAGCCCTTACCCAGGCAGCTGAGAAATGCGGCGTAGACGGTATAATGCTGGTAGCACCATACTATAATAAGCCCTCACAGGAGGGTTTGTATATGCACTTTAAAACAGTTGCAGAAAGTACCCAACTACCCGTAATGCTATACAACATTCCTGGGCGTACTTCCATAAATGTGTTGCCGTCAACAGTGGTTCGTTTGGCCCAGGATGTACCGAATATTGTAGCAATTAAAGAAGCTGCCGGAGTTATGGATAATGTAAGTGAATTACGCTCCTCTTTACCAGATGAATTTGCCATCTATAGTGGCGACGATTCGCTTACAATGCCCATTTTGGCCTTGGGAGGAAAAGGTATTGTAAGTGTAGCCGCTCATATTGTAGGGCCACAAATACAAGAAATGGTGCAGGCCTATGTCAGTGGCAATGTTTCTAAAGCCACCAGAATTCACACTGAATTATTCCCGGTGTTTAAAGGTATGTTTATTACCACCAACCCGGTACCGGTTAAAACTGCCTTAAATTTAAAGGGCATGAATGTGGGCGGTGTACGTCTGCCCCTTGTGGATATGAGCGCAGAAGACAACAATAAGTTGCGAAACTTACTTACTGATAAAGGTATACTGTAA